Proteins from a single region of Streptomyces spinoverrucosus:
- a CDS encoding type III polyketide synthase, producing the protein MHLEEKITPARRAPRTVARPVITGSSHSFPGTRSSQDELWQDFFREHYEGYPLARRIFENSGINSRSTAVDPRAEKEVSGWSTGQRMARYIDEAVPLGRRTVADALESAGLAPQDVGLLAVASCTGYTTPGLDLRLADELGMSSRVQRLFVGHMGCYAAVPSLGAVSDFVASRGRPAVLLCLELTSLHVQPPSRDIEQIVAHALFADAAAAVVLEPDADTGYEVIDVVAVTDHSTADHMSWQITDLGFKMGLSPKVPDVLAQHVGEVVRDQLLAPHGLTPEEVTGWAVHPGGKRILEVVGERLDLPAGALDASYGVLDECGNCSSPTVLMVLQRLPRTDGPVVAMAFGPGLTLYAALLRRS; encoded by the coding sequence ATGCACCTCGAAGAGAAAATCACCCCCGCCCGCCGCGCTCCGCGTACCGTCGCGCGACCTGTCATCACCGGCTCCTCGCATTCCTTTCCAGGCACCCGGAGCAGCCAGGACGAGCTGTGGCAGGACTTTTTCCGGGAGCACTACGAGGGTTATCCGCTGGCCCGCCGAATATTCGAGAATTCCGGCATCAACTCCCGCTCCACCGCCGTGGACCCGCGCGCCGAGAAGGAGGTGTCCGGCTGGAGCACCGGACAGCGCATGGCCCGCTACATCGACGAGGCCGTCCCGCTCGGCAGGCGCACGGTCGCGGACGCCCTGGAGTCGGCGGGCCTGGCCCCGCAGGACGTCGGCCTGCTGGCCGTGGCCTCCTGTACCGGCTACACCACACCCGGCCTGGACTTACGGCTCGCCGACGAACTGGGCATGAGCAGCAGGGTGCAGCGGCTGTTCGTCGGCCACATGGGCTGCTACGCCGCCGTCCCGTCCCTGGGCGCGGTCTCCGACTTCGTCGCCTCGCGGGGCCGCCCGGCCGTGCTGCTGTGCCTCGAACTCACCTCGCTGCACGTCCAGCCGCCCAGCCGGGACATCGAACAGATCGTGGCGCACGCGCTGTTCGCCGACGCGGCCGCCGCCGTCGTCCTCGAACCCGACGCGGACACGGGCTACGAGGTGATCGACGTCGTCGCGGTCACCGACCACTCCACCGCCGACCACATGAGCTGGCAGATCACCGACCTCGGCTTCAAGATGGGCCTGTCGCCCAAGGTCCCGGACGTGCTCGCGCAGCACGTCGGCGAGGTGGTCCGCGACCAGCTGCTCGCCCCGCACGGGCTGACCCCCGAGGAGGTCACCGGCTGGGCCGTGCACCCGGGCGGCAAGCGCATCCTGGAGGTCGTCGGCGAGCGCCTCGACCTGCCGGCCGGCGCGCTGGACGCGTCGTACGGCGTCCTCGACGAGTGCGGCAACTGCTCCTCGCCCACCGTCCTGATGGTCCTTCAGCGGCTGCCGCGCACCGACGGCCCGGTGGTCGCCATGGCCTTCGGCCCCGGCCTCACCCTCTACGCGGCCCTGCTGCGCCGGTCCTGA
- a CDS encoding sulfotransferase, whose protein sequence is MPTPTSPAPGQVFVTGTGRCGSTLVSELLREHPRVLSLSELFNHLTDMYRITARVFPEGPLTAAEFWRILSSRNSVNKLLTAHGLAPKEVLYRPAPTTRFQADTGVPAVLLTTLPHLTDTPDELYDELAAAVAEFPDAGVGQHYHRLFGWLCARFGKALWAERSGGSLILASQFREHFPDARYLHIVRDGRDTALSMSRHTGFRMAAVVMALHLTLGHDPYAEQAALDAERDLGFVPEELLPFLPERFDAAAVRDYRVPASLFGTYWADEMQRGMAALSALPRENVLHLWYEDLLAAPEECLHRIGEFLGAEFVDADWVRRSAAKVGAPSSSWRELPAAEREELEQACAPGFSVLAAHGVVPLSGTAASGPRRLRRPRRRGVAHEGPVEPGRHGVADRAAQFRQDDAGAGAGQPPHP, encoded by the coding sequence ATGCCCACCCCGACCTCACCGGCACCCGGCCAGGTCTTCGTCACCGGCACCGGCCGCTGTGGCTCGACCCTGGTCTCCGAGCTGCTGCGCGAACACCCCAGGGTGCTCAGCCTCTCGGAGCTCTTCAACCACCTCACAGACATGTACCGGATCACCGCCCGCGTCTTCCCCGAAGGCCCCCTCACGGCGGCGGAGTTCTGGCGGATCCTGTCCTCGCGCAATTCCGTCAACAAGCTCCTGACCGCCCACGGACTCGCCCCCAAGGAAGTCCTCTACCGCCCCGCCCCCACCACCCGCTTCCAGGCCGACACCGGCGTCCCCGCCGTCCTGCTCACCACGCTCCCCCACCTCACCGACACCCCGGACGAGCTGTACGACGAACTCGCGGCGGCCGTCGCCGAGTTCCCGGACGCCGGTGTGGGCCAGCACTACCACCGCCTCTTCGGGTGGCTGTGCGCCCGCTTCGGCAAGGCCCTGTGGGCCGAGCGCAGCGGCGGCTCGCTGATCCTCGCCTCGCAGTTCCGCGAGCACTTCCCCGACGCCCGCTATCTGCACATCGTGCGCGACGGCCGGGACACCGCCCTGTCCATGAGCCGCCACACCGGCTTCCGCATGGCCGCCGTGGTGATGGCGCTGCACCTGACGCTGGGTCACGACCCGTACGCCGAGCAGGCGGCCCTCGACGCCGAGCGCGATCTGGGCTTCGTGCCGGAGGAGCTGCTGCCGTTCCTGCCGGAACGTTTCGACGCCGCCGCCGTGCGCGACTACCGGGTCCCGGCGTCGCTGTTCGGCACGTACTGGGCGGACGAGATGCAGCGCGGCATGGCGGCGTTGTCCGCGCTGCCGCGGGAGAACGTGCTGCACCTGTGGTACGAGGACCTGCTCGCCGCGCCCGAGGAGTGTCTGCACCGCATCGGCGAGTTCCTCGGCGCCGAATTCGTGGACGCCGACTGGGTGCGTCGGAGCGCGGCCAAGGTGGGCGCACCCTCGTCGTCCTGGCGGGAGCTGCCCGCCGCCGAGCGTGAGGAACTGGAGCAGGCGTGCGCCCCCGGCTTCTCGGTGCTCGCCGCACACGGGGTCGTACCCCTTTCCGGTACGGCGGCTTCAGGGCCTCGGCGGCTTCGGCGGCCTCGGCGGCGAGGAGTGGCGCATGAGGGCCCCGTCGAGCCAGGGCGCCACGGTGTGGCTGACCGGGCTGCCCAGTTCCGGCAAGACGACGCTGGCGCAGGCGCTGGCCAGCCGCCTCACCCGTGA
- a CDS encoding sulfate adenylyltransferase subunit 1 — protein MPTSRPAEAPVAEADLLRWATAGSVDDGKSTLVGRLLHDSKSVLADQLEAVARASSGEGPDLALLTDGLRAEREQGITIDVAYRYFATPRRRFVLADTPGHVQYTRNMVTGASTATLTVILVDARKGVVEQTRRHAAVAALLRVPHVVLAVNKMDLVGYEQSAFARIAGEFTRLAAGLGIPEVTAIPISALAGDNVVEPSTRMDWYGGPTVLAHLENVPVTEEAPDAPARFPVQYVIRSGDTRLYAGQLATGELRVGDRVTVLPSGRTTTVTGVDVLGAAAELVRAPQSGALRLADDLDVSRGDLIVPAAALPEVSRDVEAAVCHLHERPLRPGDHVLLRHTTRTVRAVVRRVSGPGRLELNEIGQVALRTAERLAFDRYADSRRTGSFVLIDPADGATLTAGMVGATAPGTTDAAA, from the coding sequence ATGCCCACCTCCCGGCCCGCCGAGGCGCCCGTGGCCGAGGCGGACCTGCTCCGCTGGGCCACCGCCGGTTCGGTGGACGACGGCAAGTCCACCCTCGTGGGACGGCTGCTGCACGACTCCAAGTCGGTCCTCGCCGACCAGCTGGAGGCCGTGGCCCGCGCGTCCTCGGGCGAGGGACCCGACCTGGCCCTGCTCACCGACGGGCTGCGCGCCGAGCGCGAGCAGGGCATCACCATCGACGTGGCGTACCGGTACTTCGCCACCCCGCGCAGGCGGTTCGTCCTCGCCGACACCCCGGGGCATGTGCAGTACACCCGCAACATGGTCACCGGCGCCTCCACCGCCACCCTCACCGTGATCCTCGTCGACGCCCGCAAGGGCGTGGTCGAGCAGACCCGCCGGCACGCGGCCGTGGCGGCGCTGCTGCGGGTGCCGCACGTGGTGCTCGCCGTCAACAAGATGGACCTCGTCGGCTACGAGCAGTCCGCCTTCGCCCGGATCGCCGGGGAGTTCACCCGGCTCGCGGCCGGGCTCGGCATCCCCGAGGTCACCGCGATCCCGATCTCCGCGCTCGCCGGGGACAACGTCGTCGAGCCGTCCACGCGCATGGACTGGTACGGCGGCCCGACCGTCCTCGCCCATCTGGAGAACGTGCCCGTCACCGAGGAGGCCCCCGACGCACCCGCCCGCTTCCCGGTGCAGTACGTCATCCGCTCCGGTGACACCCGTCTGTACGCCGGTCAGCTCGCGACCGGTGAGCTGCGGGTCGGCGACCGGGTCACCGTGCTGCCGTCCGGGCGGACCACCACCGTCACCGGCGTCGACGTCCTGGGCGCCGCGGCCGAGCTGGTGCGCGCCCCGCAGTCGGGTGCGCTGCGCCTCGCCGACGACCTGGACGTCTCCCGGGGCGACCTGATCGTCCCGGCGGCGGCGCTCCCCGAGGTGTCCCGGGATGTCGAGGCGGCCGTGTGCCATCTGCACGAGCGCCCGCTGCGCCCCGGTGACCACGTGCTGCTGAGGCACACCACCCGGACCGTGCGCGCGGTGGTCCGGCGGGTCTCGGGGCCCGGACGCCTCGAACTGAACGAGATCGGTCAGGTGGCGCTGCGCACCGCCGAGCGGCTGGCGTTCGACCGGTACGCGGACAGCCGCCGCACCGGCTCCTTCGTGCTGATCGACCCGGCCGACGGGGCCACGCTGACCGCGGGCATGGTCGGCGCGACCGCTCCGGGGACCACCGATGCGGCTGCGTGA
- the cysD gene encoding sulfate adenylyltransferase subunit CysD yields the protein MTAVAARLTHTDVLESEAVYIFREVAGEFEKPVLLFSGGKDSVVMLHLALKAFAPAPLPFSLLHVDTGHNFPEVLAYRDRVVATHGLTLHVASVQDYIDRGALRERPDGTRNPLQTLPLLEAIGGGGFDAVFGGGRRDEEKARAKERVFSLRDEFGTWDPRRQRPELWQLYNGRHLPGEHVRVFPLSNWTELDVWQYIAREAIELPSIYFAHEREVFLRSGMWLAPGDWGGPRDGEPVEKRRVRYRTVGDMSCTGAVLSEASDVVEVIAEITASRLTERGATRADDRLSEAAMEDRKREGYF from the coding sequence GTGACCGCCGTGGCCGCCCGGCTCACGCACACCGACGTGCTGGAGTCGGAGGCGGTGTACATCTTCCGCGAGGTGGCCGGCGAGTTCGAGAAGCCGGTGCTGCTGTTCTCCGGCGGCAAGGACTCCGTGGTCATGCTGCATCTGGCGCTGAAGGCGTTCGCGCCGGCGCCGCTGCCGTTCTCGCTGCTGCACGTGGACACCGGGCACAACTTCCCGGAGGTACTGGCGTACCGGGACCGTGTGGTGGCCACACATGGGCTCACCCTCCATGTGGCGTCCGTACAGGACTACATCGACCGGGGTGCGCTGCGCGAACGTCCCGACGGCACCCGCAACCCGCTCCAGACGCTGCCGCTGCTGGAGGCGATCGGCGGTGGCGGCTTCGACGCGGTGTTCGGCGGTGGGCGGCGCGACGAGGAGAAGGCCCGCGCCAAGGAGCGGGTGTTCTCGCTGCGCGACGAGTTCGGCACGTGGGACCCGCGCCGCCAGCGGCCCGAGCTGTGGCAGCTGTACAACGGCCGTCATCTGCCCGGCGAGCATGTGCGGGTGTTCCCGCTCAGCAACTGGACCGAGCTGGACGTCTGGCAGTACATCGCCCGCGAGGCCATCGAGCTGCCGTCCATCTACTTCGCGCACGAGCGCGAGGTGTTCCTGCGCTCCGGCATGTGGCTGGCCCCGGGCGACTGGGGCGGCCCCAGGGACGGCGAGCCGGTGGAGAAGCGCCGGGTGCGCTACCGCACCGTCGGCGACATGTCCTGCACCGGCGCGGTCCTGTCCGAGGCGTCCGACGTCGTCGAGGTGATCGCCGAGATCACCGCCTCCCGGCTCACCGAGCGCGGCGCCACGCGTGCCGACGACCGGCTGTCGGAGGCCGCGATGGAGGACCGCAAACGCGAGGGGTACTTCTGA
- the cysC gene encoding adenylyl-sulfate kinase: protein MRAPSSQGATVWLTGLPSSGKTTLAQALASRLTREGHRVEVLDGDEIRTFLSAGLGFTREDRDTNVQRIGLVAEVLARNGILVLVPVIAPYADSREAVRKRHEASGTPYLEVHVATPLQVCAVRDVKGLYAQARAGRLSGLTGIDDPYELPQSPDARVETQLQSVAESVDVVHTLMSERGLL from the coding sequence ATGAGGGCCCCGTCGAGCCAGGGCGCCACGGTGTGGCTGACCGGGCTGCCCAGTTCCGGCAAGACGACGCTGGCGCAGGCGCTGGCCAGCCGCCTCACCCGTGAGGGACACCGCGTCGAGGTCCTCGACGGCGACGAGATCCGCACCTTCCTCAGCGCCGGCCTCGGCTTCACCCGCGAGGACCGCGACACCAACGTGCAGCGCATCGGCCTGGTCGCCGAGGTGCTGGCCCGCAACGGCATCCTGGTGCTGGTCCCGGTCATCGCGCCGTACGCCGACAGCCGCGAGGCGGTCCGCAAGCGGCACGAGGCGAGCGGGACGCCGTATCTGGAGGTGCATGTCGCCACCCCGCTCCAGGTGTGCGCGGTCCGCGATGTGAAGGGCCTGTACGCGCAGGCCCGCGCCGGGCGGCTGTCCGGGCTGACCGGCATCGACGACCCCTACGAGCTGCCGCAGTCGCCGGACGCGAGGGTGGAGACCCAACTCCAGTCCGTCGCCGAGTCGGTGGACGTCGTGCACACGCTCATGTCGGAACGGGGGCTGCTGTGA